A single Arthrobacter sp. ERGS1:01 DNA region contains:
- the kynA gene encoding tryptophan 2,3-dioxygenase, giving the protein MPRNTRKIESGIETDFSDKMSYGGYLALDTLLSAQRPVSTPEHHDEMLFIIQHQTSELWLKLVLHELRAVREHLAADNLRAAMKGVARIKHIQRSLTEQWSVLATLTPSEYAQFRGDLGSSSGFQSYQYRAVEFLLGNKNAGMLKVFADNPHAQSMLAELLDQSSVYDEFLRLLARRGFAVPAEVLERDVTKAHVFNEGLVQLFKVVYESPDEYWDLYEACEELVDLEDNFQLWRFRHMKTVMRTIGMKTGTGGSTGVGFLQRALDLTFFPELFAVRTEIGN; this is encoded by the coding sequence ATGCCCAGGAACACCCGCAAGATCGAATCCGGCATTGAGACGGACTTCAGCGACAAGATGAGCTACGGCGGTTATCTGGCCCTGGACACGCTGCTCAGCGCGCAACGGCCCGTCAGCACGCCCGAACACCACGACGAGATGCTGTTCATCATCCAGCACCAGACCTCCGAGCTGTGGCTGAAACTGGTGCTGCACGAGCTGCGGGCCGTGCGGGAACACCTCGCTGCGGACAATTTGCGGGCGGCCATGAAGGGCGTGGCGCGGATCAAGCACATCCAGCGCTCGCTGACGGAGCAGTGGAGCGTGCTGGCCACGTTGACGCCCAGCGAATACGCCCAGTTCCGCGGTGACCTGGGGTCGTCGTCGGGCTTCCAGTCCTACCAATACCGGGCCGTGGAGTTCCTGCTGGGCAACAAGAACGCCGGCATGCTCAAGGTCTTCGCCGACAACCCGCACGCCCAATCCATGCTGGCGGAGCTCTTGGACCAGAGCAGCGTGTACGACGAATTCCTGCGCCTGCTGGCCCGGCGGGGATTTGCCGTCCCCGCCGAGGTGCTCGAGCGCGACGTCACGAAGGCCCACGTGTTCAACGAGGGCCTGGTGCAGCTGTTCAAGGTGGTCTATGAATCCCCGGACGAATACTGGGACCTGTACGAGGCCTGCGAGGAATTGGTGGATCTGGAGGACAACTTCCAGCTGTGGCGCTTCCGGCACATGAAAACTGTGATGCGCACCATCGGCATGAAGACGGGCACGGGCGGGTCCACCGGCGTCGGCTTCCTGCAGCGGGCCCTGGACCTGACGTTCTTCCCGGAGCTCTTTGCCGTCCGGACCGAAATCGGAAACTAG
- a CDS encoding antibiotic biosynthesis monooxygenase has translation MSEKQPVTVSIARTVQPGYHRQFAAWAHAGQELAREWPGYLGSGWVRTAPDSDEWHVMYRFADVDSLQDWDDSQERRWWIDSAGEIMEITRVEHRTGIEGWFDQPGDVSIAVPETVVPPRWKQAVSIFLPFFPLSLLANFLLHPVTGHWPLVLSVLLNICLLTPLMTYLFLPLSTRLLRPWLQAPRKPRKGSAGR, from the coding sequence GTGTCAGAAAAGCAGCCCGTTACCGTGTCCATCGCCCGCACCGTCCAGCCCGGTTACCACCGACAATTTGCGGCGTGGGCGCATGCCGGCCAGGAGCTGGCCCGCGAATGGCCCGGCTACCTGGGTTCCGGCTGGGTCAGGACGGCCCCGGATTCCGATGAATGGCATGTGATGTACCGGTTCGCGGACGTGGATTCGCTGCAGGACTGGGACGATTCCCAGGAGCGCCGCTGGTGGATCGACAGCGCCGGAGAGATCATGGAGATCACCCGGGTGGAGCACCGGACGGGCATTGAGGGCTGGTTCGATCAGCCCGGCGACGTGTCCATCGCCGTCCCTGAAACGGTGGTCCCGCCCCGGTGGAAGCAGGCCGTGAGCATCTTCCTGCCGTTCTTCCCGCTGAGCCTGCTGGCGAACTTCCTGCTGCACCCGGTCACCGGGCATTGGCCGCTGGTGCTCTCCGTGCTGCTGAACATCTGCCTGTTAACGCCGCTCATGACGTACCTGTTCCTGCCGCTGAGCACGCGCCTGCTCCGGCCCTGGCTGCAGGCGCCCCGCAAACCCCGCAAGGGGTCCGCGGGGCGGTAG
- a CDS encoding DUF2127 domain-containing protein, with the protein MGRLRLTDWWDKLFAIGILLKGLDGVLELAAGTLLLFVAPERIHAFAVILTQPELAEDPHSWVANHILNGTSALSHGTVFFAAIYLLLHGVVKVVLVVALLMNKLWAYPWMIVVLALFTAYQIYQMVTSPSIGLLVLTVLDVLVIILTVHEYGRQRDHRRRREVTL; encoded by the coding sequence ATGGGCAGGCTGCGGCTCACTGACTGGTGGGACAAACTCTTCGCGATCGGCATCCTCCTCAAGGGCCTCGACGGCGTCCTTGAGTTGGCGGCCGGCACCCTGCTGCTGTTCGTGGCTCCCGAACGGATCCACGCGTTCGCCGTAATCCTCACGCAGCCCGAACTTGCCGAGGACCCGCACAGCTGGGTGGCCAACCACATCCTCAACGGCACCTCGGCCCTCAGCCACGGCACGGTGTTTTTTGCCGCCATCTACTTGTTGCTGCACGGCGTGGTCAAGGTGGTCCTGGTGGTGGCGCTGTTGATGAACAAGCTCTGGGCGTACCCCTGGATGATCGTCGTGCTGGCCTTGTTCACGGCCTACCAAATCTACCAAATGGTCACGTCCCCATCCATCGGCCTGCTGGTCCTGACGGTGCTCGACGTCCTGGTCATCATCCTGACCGTGCACGAATACGGCAGGCAGCGCGACCATCGCCGGCGGCGTGAGGTGACTCTGTAG
- a CDS encoding COG4705 family protein, whose product MAPDSPHPDTTTAAAPGTARLLASKVPEVTAIFWITKVLTTGMGETTSDYLAHTLDPAVAVGLGGLGFAAALALQFAVKRYIPWVYWLAVAMVSVFGTMAADVLHVGLGIPYLVSTIFYAVVLAAVFIVWRRVEGTLSIHSINTRRREAFYWLTVLATFALGTAAGDLTAVTFNLGYLGSGVLFAVAIAVPALAYWKLGLRAIPAFWAAYIITRPLGASFADWMAVSHARGGLDWGTGPVSIGWALAIAAFVAVLAVRQRRTTPAAA is encoded by the coding sequence ATGGCCCCTGACTCCCCGCACCCTGATACAACGACGGCGGCGGCCCCCGGTACCGCACGCCTTTTGGCGTCAAAGGTGCCCGAGGTGACGGCCATCTTTTGGATCACCAAGGTGCTCACCACCGGCATGGGCGAAACCACCAGCGACTACCTGGCGCACACCCTCGACCCGGCCGTTGCGGTGGGCCTTGGCGGGCTCGGCTTCGCGGCCGCCCTGGCCCTGCAGTTCGCCGTAAAGCGCTACATTCCGTGGGTATATTGGCTGGCCGTGGCCATGGTCAGCGTTTTTGGCACCATGGCGGCGGACGTGCTGCACGTGGGGCTGGGCATCCCCTACCTGGTATCCACCATCTTCTATGCCGTTGTGCTCGCCGCGGTGTTCATCGTCTGGCGGCGGGTGGAGGGCACCCTGTCGATCCACAGCATCAACACGCGTCGGCGCGAAGCGTTCTACTGGTTGACCGTACTGGCCACCTTTGCGCTGGGCACCGCCGCCGGCGACCTCACGGCCGTGACGTTCAACCTCGGCTACCTCGGCTCCGGCGTGCTGTTTGCCGTTGCCATTGCCGTCCCCGCCCTGGCGTATTGGAAGCTGGGGCTCAGGGCCATCCCGGCATTCTGGGCCGCGTACATCATCACCCGCCCGCTGGGCGCCTCCTTCGCCGACTGGATGGCCGTTTCGCACGCCCGCGGCGGCCTGGATTGGGGCACGGGTCCCGTCAGCATTGGCTGGGCGTTGGCCATCGCGGCGTTCGTGGCGGTCCTGGCCGTAAGGCAACGCAGGACGACGCCGGCGGCCGCCTAG
- a CDS encoding NADP-dependent oxidoreductase, translating into MSSTMQAMTYAQYGGTEVIERSERPMPKVSPGAVLIKVMAAGVNPVDWKIMAGGLDALMDVNFPVTPGWDVAGTVVAVGFDTPEFAVGDEVYSYGRRDTVQGGTFAEFVALPAAVVARKPASLSWEQAAGLPLTGMTAQRTLDALALGAGETLLIHNGSGGVGRTAIQLAVHAGIRVIATASARNHARLRELGAEPVEYGEGLVERVQALAPEGVDAVADFAGDSLDATLAVLKEGGKHASIADWTVMSHGGRYIWVRPDAKELDRLSALVDDGTLTVDVSASYPMEQLAQAFEANMAGHGGGKIVLTPFSE; encoded by the coding sequence ATGAGTTCAACAATGCAGGCCATGACGTACGCACAATACGGCGGCACCGAAGTCATCGAGCGCAGCGAGCGTCCCATGCCCAAGGTTTCGCCGGGCGCCGTGCTGATCAAGGTCATGGCGGCGGGTGTGAACCCGGTGGACTGGAAGATCATGGCGGGCGGCCTGGATGCCCTGATGGACGTCAACTTCCCCGTCACCCCGGGCTGGGATGTGGCCGGTACGGTGGTCGCGGTCGGCTTTGACACCCCCGAATTCGCCGTGGGCGACGAGGTGTACTCCTATGGCCGCCGCGACACCGTCCAGGGCGGCACGTTCGCCGAGTTCGTCGCGCTCCCGGCCGCCGTCGTCGCACGCAAGCCGGCATCACTGTCCTGGGAACAGGCCGCCGGCCTTCCGCTGACGGGCATGACGGCCCAGCGCACCCTTGACGCCCTGGCCCTGGGCGCCGGCGAAACCCTGCTGATCCACAACGGTTCCGGCGGCGTGGGCCGTACCGCCATCCAACTGGCCGTCCACGCCGGGATCCGGGTCATCGCCACGGCGTCCGCCCGGAACCATGCGCGGCTGCGTGAACTCGGCGCCGAGCCCGTCGAATACGGAGAGGGCCTGGTGGAGCGCGTGCAGGCGCTGGCCCCCGAGGGAGTTGACGCCGTCGCCGACTTTGCCGGCGACTCCCTCGACGCCACGCTCGCCGTCCTGAAGGAGGGCGGCAAGCACGCCTCGATCGCCGACTGGACCGTGATGAGCCACGGCGGACGCTACATCTGGGTCCGCCCGGATGCGAAGGAACTGGACCGCCTCAGCGCGCTGGTCGACGACGGCACTCTCACCGTAGACGTGTCCGCCAGCTACCCCATGGAACAGCTCGCGCAGGCGTTCGAGGCGAACATGGCCGGCCATGGCGGCGGCAAGATCGTGCTCACCCCGTTCAGCGAGTAG